One segment of Trypanosoma brucei brucei TREU927 chromosome 8, complete sequence DNA contains the following:
- a CDS encoding RNA-binding protein, putative, whose product MTDHQVICKDLPSLESNAVGIEDFCWYPSMNPSRSGERYMSPSTAGGSPSLPILTPSDLLMMRDSWDAPNQTDSPSTQCTRSHAATKPPFTTPETPIPTAVGVPKPATTVSNHAIAAGCVPLAGTATLSPCGSDVSLGHRMEFAVPVGGVPSVNPPSPFAHQCQVSELLSGPDSQNVFACLRWKDGPLDINDAAESEGADDDQSSHYLWSSGCVTYPTFGNGELMSSSVDESLTCPPKKQHHGGQPQHQDVQGTKDNNHQRVPDCSEDAIRSNLFISGLRHSVTDSGLHELFSPFGSIESAKVMLDIHTGRSRGIAFVKFVRLCDAQRAVEALNGSIFCGETITVRVAKPNAAYRPGAPTNKTFVRNVPLSAKKEDLVSHFSKYGQVVEVSIHGDTAQCSTNKKRNVVFITYTTKEAAAWAAQQTHTTMPFPDCEGIPLLAKVAEDSAHRIERLARRGSSGKQASNSSKAVSGDASPQTAHLPPTPPLAVSQQHPHQQSLLQFQQQQQQHDLQQQLFLQQQQQQQALQQQLFMQQQQQQQQAYTSGFISSKLPQAFGTCAGAPSLVMSPPGLYSSEPYTAPTPSFGVQQGLYATPLFPLPAGPTAGGQVVILGPNRQLQPAVMCPPTPQPQSTVMYYMPGAQVPMQVPITAERLQHVTPTPTMRVG is encoded by the coding sequence atgacAGACCACCAAGTCATCTGCAAAGATCTACCCTCGCTGGAAAGCAACGCGGTAGGGATCGAAGACTTCTGCTGGTACCCCTCTATGAATCCGTCACGATCTGGTGAGCGTTACATGAGTCCCTCCACTGCTGGTGGGAGTCCCTCTCTACCGATATTAACCCCCAGCGATTTGTTAATGATGCGTGACAGCTGGGACGCTCCCAACCAGACGGACAGCCCGTCGACCCAATGCACTCGAAGCCATGCCGCCACCAAACCACCCTTTACCACGCCGGAAACCCCAATTCCCACCGCGGTCGGTGTTCCTAAACCTGCCACCACAGTCTCAAATCATGCCATTGCCGCAGGCTGCGTTCCTCTAGCTGGTACGGCAACCCTATCTCCATGCGGCAGCGATGTAAGCTTGGGACATCGAATGGAGTTCGCGGTGCCTGTAGGGGGCGTGCCATCGGTGAACCCTCCATCTCCCTTTGCGCATCAGTGCCAGGTATCGGAGCTGCTTAGTGGCCCGGACTCTCAAAACGTGTTCGCATGCCTCCGATGGAAAGATGGACCGCTGGATATCAACGACGCTGCCGAGAGTGAAGGCGCAGACGATGATCAGTCGAGTCACTATCTGTGGTCGTCTGGATGTGTGACGTATCCCACCTTTGGGAACGGCGAGTTGATGAGCAGTAGCGTCGACGAGTCTCTAACATGTCCTCCCAAGAAACAGCACCATGGGGGGCAACCTCAACATCAGGATGTTCAGGGGACCAAAGATAACAACCATCAACGAGTCCCCGATTGCTCGGAAGATGCAATTCGCAGCAACCTCTTCATATCGGGATTGCGGCACAGTGTGACGGACAGCGGCCTACACGAActcttttctccatttgGAAGCATCGAGTCCGCCAAGGTGATGCTGGACATTCACACCGGGAGAAGTCGTGGGATCGCATTTGTGAAGTTTGTTCGACTCTGCGACGCTCAGCGCGCGGTTGAGGCGCTCAACGGTTCAATCTTCTGTGGTGAGACCATCACCGTGAGAGTGGCTAAACCCAACGCCGCTTACCGACCAGGGGCTCCAACGAACAAAACATTCGTACGGAACGTTCCACTCAGCGCCAAAAAAGAGGACCTCGTGTCCCACTTCAGCAAGTACGGGCAGGTAGTGGAAGTGTCCATTCATGGCGATACGGCCCAATGCTCAACAAACAAGAAGCGAAACGTCGTATTCATTACGTACACCACCAAAGAGGCTGCGGCTTGGGCGGCACAGCAAACTCATACGACGATGCCATTTCCTGATTGTGAGGGTATCCCGCTGCTCGCTAAAGTAGCGGAAGATTCCGCCCACCGCATTGAGCGTTTAGCTCGTCGTGGTTCTTCTGGTAAGCAGGCGAGTAACAGCAGTAAAGCGGTAAGTGGCGATGCAAGTCCCCAAACCGCACATCTACCACCAACCCCTCCTTTAGCAGTCAGCCAGCAACACCCTCACCAGCAGTCACTACTACAatttcagcaacaacagcaacaacatgacCTTCAGCAACAACTATTcctacaacaacagcaacagcagcaagcgcttcagcagcagctgtttatgcaacaacaacagcaacagcagcaggcaTACACAAGCGGTTTCATCTCCTCCAAACTCCCTCAGGCCTTTGGTACATGCGCCGGGGCTCCTTCACTTGTTATGTCACCGCCCGGCCTCTACAGCTCAGAACCGTACACCGCACCAACCCCCAGCTTTGGAGTTCAACAGGGACTTTACGCAACACCGCTTTTTCCGCTTCCCGCTGGACCAACCGCTGGAGGGCAAGTTGTTATTTTGGGTCCCAACCGGCAACTTCAGCCGGCGGTGATGTGCCCACCAACCCCCCAACCGCAATCCACCGTCATGTATTATATGCCGGGTGCTCAAGTTCCGATGCAAGTGCCCATCACTGCAGAGCGGTTACAACACGTAACACCGACTCCCACCATGCGTGTAGGTTGA
- a CDS encoding clathrin assembly sigma-adaptin protein 3, putative, which produces MIKAVIIINMVGKIRLLNVYEKEIPLSVQQELVQRVHSLISRRGADLCNFVDNFREWPTPDTRVVYRHYATLCFVFVVDSSESQLAILDLIQVFVEVLDRTFENVCELDLIFHSDKVQLLLMEMVMGGMVLETSREEVLRAVCDMQRLGNTKTGMGSSSSGYHY; this is translated from the coding sequence ATGATTAAGGCTGTTATAATAATTAATATGGTCGGGAAGATCCGGCTCCTGAATGTGTATGAGAAGGAGATTCCACTTAGTGTGCAGCAGGAGCTGGTGCAGCGTGTTCATTCCCTGATTTCCCGTCGTGGTGCCGACTTGTGCAACTTTGTCGACAACTTCCGCGAGTGGCCAACACCCGACACTCGCGTTGTGTACCGACACTATGCTACGCTctgttttgtatttgttgttgataGTAGCGAGTCTCAGTTGGCGATATTAGACCTCATTCAGGTTTTCGTGGAAGTACTTGATCGTACCTTTGAAAATGTGTGCGAGCTTGATCTCATATTTCATTCTGACAAGGTGCAGTTACTTCTGATGGAAATGGTGATGGGCGGAATGGTATTGGAAACTTCGAGGGAAGAGGTGCTGCGGGCTGTGTGTGATATGCAGCGGCTTGGGAACACCAAAACAGGCATGGGATCATCATCTAGTGGCTATCATTACTAA